From one Colletotrichum destructivum chromosome 3, complete sequence genomic stretch:
- a CDS encoding Putative aspartic peptidase domain superfamily, with translation MLPPSPWTALLLASVFSPAALAVDTCSNSVEPLVLPIKNVTFPNGIGANRGLKLTLGGQLQGMRMSTILNNTRVRNSLDCPDNTTYAFVGCQGSSGSVYDTTRGSFDQVVNIHDWNVTTIDAQPDEGRTTVLHGYDVANFTDAPAVAFGYPFEVWADYDSMNKSAVALGPNSSTLESFVRNGLAPTGSFSLDYGSTSERYPRDGQLVVGGYNEARFNDSKVTRFPMWGANAPVPCPLQVVVSDILLTNKDGDHSLFDPGVRVAACIDTVQNSFTFTPSMFSKFQKLGNRTESDGQAFAESDFPADREPLLGSLTIKLSNGYTSVIPHYELVNHVRGTDARGRYAVLNNSRISTTVASGLSDLGDNIPILGGVFLSQNYLHVDYDAGSFWLSPQVANGTLPDHITASCNGTSSATAAKSALGVKVGVPVAIGVAVVFFIGLWFWLKNRKRNPQAQFADAPRSIPRNEKRDAPDSKSSTTNFAGYHNAGYHNATHANPDAHMELEGDLARRSMAMNLNPRQRAELAEPVPAYKSEWPRQNSIQGENDTYYRQFEEPGESYELADTSPYSQSVTPPTHPPPVQRKDTALSDNWVPSPATLRKQVSGFNDAISPTSTRANSTRVNNTHPSPI, from the exons ATGTTGCCTCCATCGCCCTGGACGGCGCTCCTGCTGGCCAGCGTCTTTTCTCCGGCCGCGCTCGCGGTCGACACTTGTTCCAATTCTGTCGAACCATTAGTATTACCCATAAAA AACGTTACCTTTCCGAATGGCATCGGTGCCAACCGCGGTCTCAAGCTTACGCTTGGTGGCCAGCTGCAAGGCATGCGCATGTCAACCATCTTGAACAACACGCGTGTGAGGAACAGCCTGGACTGCCCGGACAACACCACGTACGCGTTTGTCGGCTGCCAGGGCTCTTCGGGCAGCGTATATGACACTACGAGAGGCTCTTTCGACCAAGTCGTCAATATACACGACTGGAATGTGAC CACCATCGATGCCCAACCCGACGAGGGCCGCACGACGGTGCTTCACGGATACGACGTCGCCAACTTCACCGACGCCCCGGCCGTGGCATTCGGCTACCCCTTCGAGGTCTGGGCCGACTACGACTCCATGAACAAGAGCGCAGTGGCGCTCGGTCCCAACTCGTCAACCCTCGAAAGCTTTGTGAGAAACGGGCTTGCGCCCACTGGGAGTTTCAGCCTAGACTACGGCTCGACGTCTGAACGGTACCCCCGCgacggccagctcgtcgtcggcggctaCAACGAGGCCCGGTTCAATGACTCCAAGGTCACCCGGTTCCCCATGTGGGGAGCCAACGCCCCGGTCCCTTGCCCGCTGCAGGTCGTCGTGTCCGACATCCTTCTCACCAACAAGGACGGGGACCATTCCCTCTTCGACCCGGGCGTCAGGGTGGCTGCGTGTATCGACACCGTCCAGAACAGCTTTACTTTCACGCCGTCCATGTTCTCCAAGTTCCAGAAGCTCGGCAACCGCACCGAGTCCGACGGCCAGGCCTTCGCAGAGTCCGACTTCCCGGCCGACCGCGAGCCGCTGCTCGGCTCGCTGACCATCAAGCTGTCCAACGGCTACACGAGCGTCATCCCGCACTACGAGCTCGTCAACCACGTCCGCGGCACCGACGCCCGCGGCCGGTACGCCGTCCTGAACAACTCGCGCATCAGCACCACCGTCGCCTCCGGGCTCAGCGACCTGGGCGACAACATccccatcctcggcggcgtcttcctctcgCAGAACTACCTCCACGTCGACTACGACGCCGGCAGCTTCTGGCTCAGCCCCCAggtcgccaacggcaccctGCCCGACCACATCACGGCCTCCTGCAACGGCACCTCGAgcgccacggccgccaagTCGGCGCtgggcgtcaaggtcggcgtgcccgtcgccatcggcgtcgccgtcgtcttcttcatcggcCTCTGGTTCTGGCTGAAGAACCGCAAGCGGAACCCGCAGGCCCAGTTCGCCGACGCCCCGAGGTCCATCCCGCGCAACGAGAAGCGCGACGCGCCCGACTCCAAgtcctccaccaccaactTCGCCGGCTACCACAACGCCGGCTACCACAACGCCACCCACGCGAACCCGGACGCCCACAtggagctcgagggcgacctGGCGCGCCGGTCCATGGCCATGAATTTGAATCCCCGGCAGCGCGCggagctcgccgagcccgtccCGGCGTACAAATCGGAGTGGCCCCGGCAGAACTCGATCCAGGGGGAGAACGACACTTATTACAGACAGTTCGAGGAGCCGGGCGAAAGCTACGAGCTCGCAGACACGTCTCCATATTCCCAGTCCGTCACTCCGCCGACACATCCACCCCCCGTCCAGCGGAAAGACACCGCCCTGAGCGATAACTGGGTCCCCAGCCCAGCGACGTTACGAAAGCAGGTATCGGGCTTCAACGATGCCATATCGCCAACCAGTACACGGGCAAACAGCACGAGGGTCAACAACACCCACCCTTCTCCTATTTAG
- a CDS encoding Putative fusarinine C esterase SidJ, alpha/Beta hydrolase, which yields MASFNPFSVTVHAVPAHTPNLIAYQRGTTTSKDALIFVGGLTEGPHTNAAVGAVAGKLEGTGFGVWELRMRSSYTGFGYSSLSNDVQDVAALVRYLRKIGKGKIVLLGASTGCQDCLEYTDHEKYANEPVDGYILLSPVSDRQAAGLIMPLEALRKSIEYAQDMIAQGKQNEAMPTPLIPAIFSSPITAYRWNSLGAQGGDDDYFSSDLDDVALKGKFGRIDKPILFLPGEQDELVLPSVDKKKLLERWCQACPPGTVSELSGHIPEADHAVSQPEAREWVGATIKNFLESLG from the exons ATGGCGTCCTTTAACCCGTTTTCCGTAACGGTACATGCTGTTCCCGCTCACACTCCCAATCTCATCGCCTACCAACGAGGAACGACAACTTCCAAAGATGCACTGATCTTCGTCGGAGGTCTAACCGAGGGCCCTCATACAAATGCTGCGGTTGGCGCTGTGGCAGGAAAGCTAGAAGGCACGGGTTTTGGGGTGTGGGAGCTGCGGATGCGAAGCTCCTACACCGGATTCGGATACTCGAGCCTTTCCAACGACGTCCAAGACGTTGCTGCGCTGGTTCGATACCTTCGCAAAATTGGCAAGGGGAAAATTGTGCTCTTAGGGGCGTCTACTG GTTGCCAGGACTGTCTCGAATACACGGATCACGAAAAATATGCTAATGAGCCAGTCGACGGCTACATACTCCTCAGCCCAGTGTCGGATCGCCAGGCTGCTGGTTTGATTATGCCACTAGAAGCCTTGAGAAAGAGCATCGAATACGCACAAGATATGATTGCACAAGGCAAGCAGAACGAGGCAATGCCAACACCGCTGATTCCGGCCATTTTCTCGTCCCCGATAACAGCATATCGCTGGAACTCGTTGGGTGCTCAAGG gggcgacgacgactactTCTCCTCggacctcgacgatgtcgcgCTCAAAGGGAAGTTTGGACGAATCGACAAGCCGATATTGTTTCTCCCGGGCGAGCAAGATGAACTGGTACTGCCTTCCGTCGATAAGAAGAAGCTTCTCGAACGGTGGTGCCAGGCTTGCCCACCAGGGACCGTCAGCGAATTGTCTGGGCACATCCCCGAAGCCGATCACGCAGTGTCTCAACCAGAAGCTCGCGAGTGGGTTGGGGCTACCATCAAGAACTTTCTCGAGTCACTTGGATGA